From a region of the Candidatus Zixiibacteriota bacterium genome:
- a CDS encoding dipeptidase, which produces MQPVLEYIDKNRGKFVTDLVDLLKYPSVSADSNFKEDVQRCAEFVKARFETAGLKAQIFPIKGHPIVFAEYNNPANKRTLLIYGHYDVQPVDPLHLWKNPPFEPHIDGETIYARGATDDKGQFLIHLLAAESYLKAGKELPVNLKFLIEGEEEIASNNLEHFIKEHHELLKADGVIVSDTAMYGRGIPAITYGLRGIAAAEIKVVGPDKDLHSGSFGGSIANPVVELARIVAKLHDDNKHVLIDGFYDKVREVEGWEREMFTSLKYEESEHLRKTGSPSTVGEKGYSTLERVWARPTCEINGIYGGYAGEGSKTIVPSWAGCKVTMRLVPDQTPEDILAKFEKYVHKIAPATVKVEVKKLGGAKPAIVARDNFMVKACVDALEKGFGRKPVFIREGGSIPIVNTFKEELGLDTLLLGFGQQDDNAHSPNEKFSLEDFHQGIVTVAHLFGLLGHGSRA; this is translated from the coding sequence ATGCAACCGGTATTGGAATACATTGACAAGAATCGCGGCAAGTTCGTCACCGATCTCGTCGACCTGCTCAAGTATCCGTCGGTCTCGGCGGACTCCAATTTCAAGGAAGACGTCCAGCGCTGCGCCGAATTTGTTAAGGCGCGATTTGAAACCGCCGGACTGAAGGCGCAGATCTTTCCGATCAAGGGCCACCCGATCGTCTTTGCCGAATACAACAATCCGGCCAACAAGCGCACGCTCCTGATCTACGGGCACTACGATGTCCAGCCGGTCGATCCGCTCCATCTCTGGAAGAACCCGCCCTTCGAACCACACATCGACGGCGAAACCATCTATGCGCGCGGCGCCACTGATGACAAAGGCCAGTTTCTGATTCACCTGTTGGCAGCGGAGTCATATCTGAAAGCCGGCAAGGAATTGCCGGTGAACCTGAAGTTCCTCATCGAGGGGGAAGAGGAGATTGCTTCCAACAATCTGGAACACTTCATCAAGGAACACCATGAATTGCTCAAGGCCGACGGCGTGATTGTCTCCGACACGGCGATGTATGGCCGCGGAATTCCAGCCATCACTTACGGACTGCGCGGCATCGCCGCTGCCGAAATCAAGGTGGTCGGACCGGACAAGGACCTGCATTCCGGGTCGTTCGGCGGCTCGATTGCCAATCCCGTGGTGGAGCTGGCGCGGATAGTCGCCAAGCTCCATGACGACAACAAGCATGTGCTCATTGACGGCTTCTACGACAAAGTGCGCGAGGTCGAAGGCTGGGAGCGCGAGATGTTTACCTCCCTCAAATATGAGGAAAGCGAGCATCTGCGCAAGACCGGTTCACCATCCACGGTCGGCGAGAAGGGCTACTCGACCCTGGAGCGCGTCTGGGCGCGTCCCACCTGCGAAATCAACGGCATCTACGGCGGCTATGCCGGTGAAGGCAGCAAGACCATTGTGCCGTCCTGGGCCGGCTGCAAGGTAACAATGCGGTTGGTACCGGATCAGACGCCGGAGGATATCCTTGCGAAATTCGAGAAGTATGTTCACAAGATCGCGCCGGCCACGGTGAAGGTTGAGGTGAAGAAGTTAGGTGGTGCCAAGCCGGCGATCGTTGCACGCGACAACTTTATGGTGAAGGCGTGCGTTGATGCGCTTGAGAAGGGCTTTGGTCGCAAGCCGGTGTTTATTCGCGAGGGCGGGTCGATTCCGATTGTTAACACGTTTAAGGAAGAACTCGGGCTCGATACGCTGCTTCTGGGCTTCGGCCAGCAAGACGACAACGCCCATTCACCGAATGAGAAATTCTCGCTCGAGGATTTCCATCAGGGCATCGTCACCGTCGCGCACCTGTTCGGGTTGCTTGGGCATGGATCTCGGGCTTAA
- a CDS encoding DMT family transporter → MTEHRTRFLYPVIVIGQLIAGGTFPVAKLALNDFDPFTLAFTRFLIASSAMLIIARLTGRLRRIERADWWKLFFIGLLAIPLNQLLFLYGLKYTTAGRSALYYGATPVFVFLLAIWYLKEKATIRKVLGIVVSFAGVAVILRAGRFDAEILLGDILVILAVIAWAAYTILGKPMIQKYGALTTTTWALTIGTLQYLPFGAYFAARFDYSGVSTTGWLSLLYIAILTSVISYTIWYWALGRMEASKLAIFQNLQPIIAAILAVVLVGESLGFDFYLGGALVIIGVLLTQRG, encoded by the coding sequence TTGACCGAACATAGGACGCGCTTCCTCTATCCGGTGATCGTCATCGGACAATTGATTGCCGGCGGCACGTTTCCCGTCGCCAAACTCGCGCTCAACGATTTCGACCCGTTTACGCTGGCGTTTACTCGCTTTCTGATCGCCTCCAGCGCCATGCTGATCATCGCCCGCCTGACCGGCCGCCTGAGGCGGATCGAACGCGCCGATTGGTGGAAGCTGTTCTTCATCGGCCTGCTGGCGATCCCATTGAACCAACTGCTATTCCTGTACGGCCTGAAATACACTACGGCCGGCCGGTCGGCGCTCTATTACGGCGCCACCCCGGTATTCGTTTTTCTGCTGGCAATTTGGTATCTCAAGGAGAAGGCGACGATTCGCAAGGTGCTCGGGATTGTTGTCTCGTTTGCCGGTGTCGCTGTGATACTGCGCGCCGGGCGTTTCGATGCCGAAATCCTGCTCGGCGACATTCTGGTAATTCTCGCCGTGATCGCCTGGGCGGCTTACACGATTCTCGGCAAACCGATGATCCAGAAGTACGGCGCTCTGACGACGACCACCTGGGCGCTGACCATCGGAACGCTCCAGTACTTGCCCTTTGGCGCCTACTTCGCTGCTCGCTTTGACTACTCCGGCGTTTCCACGACCGGGTGGTTGTCACTCCTCTACATCGCGATTCTGACTTCCGTGATTTCGTACACGATCTGGTACTGGGCGCTCGGCCGCATGGAGGCCTCCAAATTGGCAATATTCCAGAATCTGCAGCCGATCATTGCTGCGATCCTGGCCGTTGTGCTGGTCGGCGAATCGCTGGGATTTGATTTCTATCTGGGTGGCGCGCTGGTTATCATCGGCGTGTTGCTGACCCAGCGCGGGTGA
- a CDS encoding sugar phosphate isomerase/epimerase: MEFCISTNIDRQINVADWYQAVAAAGFRTLALNRDTAHCSYEKATGRLQLIAEAKRFDLSYSLLFVPFGSDYDITCTHGETRMGAVCAIANAMHAAQVLGCSAIVLSVTHALPTRHGSDTSSALAALTDLIETAENMRINLLLKNLIDSASLETLEAALEEFQSPRLGVCYNPALDLLSGKPPYRFLETQASRILALQLADTDRRTPRNRMMFTGLVDWHRLAAFLSIAPRIPLHLDIDVTPEVTAGEHLATLRAAADQLVELMHAV, translated from the coding sequence ATGGAATTCTGTATATCGACCAATATCGACCGGCAAATCAATGTTGCGGACTGGTATCAGGCCGTCGCCGCCGCCGGCTTTCGGACGCTGGCACTGAATCGGGATACCGCGCACTGCAGCTACGAGAAGGCCACCGGTCGACTGCAGTTGATTGCTGAAGCAAAGCGATTTGATCTCAGCTACTCCCTCTTGTTCGTGCCGTTCGGATCGGACTACGATATCACCTGCACGCATGGCGAGACCCGCATGGGCGCGGTCTGCGCAATTGCTAATGCCATGCATGCCGCGCAGGTCCTTGGCTGCAGCGCAATCGTCTTGAGCGTCACGCATGCCTTGCCGACCCGCCATGGCAGCGACACAAGTTCGGCTCTCGCGGCGCTGACCGATCTGATCGAAACCGCCGAGAATATGCGAATCAATCTGCTGCTCAAGAATCTGATCGACTCCGCCTCACTGGAGACGCTGGAGGCGGCGCTGGAGGAGTTTCAATCACCGCGCCTCGGTGTCTGCTATAATCCCGCACTGGATCTGCTCTCGGGGAAGCCGCCGTATCGTTTTCTCGAAACGCAGGCGAGCCGCATTCTGGCGCTGCAATTGGCCGACACTGATCGGCGCACTCCTCGTAATCGCATGATGTTTACCGGACTGGTGGACTGGCATCGGCTCGCAGCATTCCTGTCGATCGCTCCTCGCATCCCCCTTCATCTGGATATCGATGTGACGCCGGAAGTAACTGCCGGCGAGCATTTGGCGACTTTGCGAGCTGCCGCAGATCAGCTGGTCGAGTTAATGCACGCTGTCTAA
- a CDS encoding SDR family oxidoreductase, translating to MDLGLKDKVALVAGASAGIGKAIAAALAREGAHVAILSRRKANVATAARQILDETGASVIPLVCDVTRKAAIEAAVQKVNAKCGPIDILVCNAGGPPMRRFLDIKAADWDSAYALSLKSTIMLCAATVPAMIKQRWGRIINITSIVALQASETLMLSSTMRPGVHGFTKALSNELAPHGITVNVICPGYTRTERLEELAAATNKATGKSVKNIYAGWEQMIPAGRLGRPEELGDLAAFLASERAGYITGVAVNIDGGFVKCI from the coding sequence ATGGATCTCGGGCTTAAGGACAAAGTTGCGTTGGTTGCCGGTGCCTCGGCGGGCATCGGCAAGGCGATTGCTGCCGCGCTGGCACGCGAAGGGGCACACGTCGCGATTTTGTCGCGGCGGAAGGCCAATGTCGCAACAGCCGCAAGGCAGATTCTGGATGAGACCGGCGCGAGCGTTATTCCGTTGGTGTGCGATGTCACACGGAAGGCGGCCATTGAAGCTGCGGTGCAAAAGGTCAACGCCAAGTGCGGACCGATTGACATCCTGGTCTGCAACGCCGGCGGGCCGCCGATGCGCCGTTTCCTCGATATAAAGGCCGCCGATTGGGACAGCGCGTATGCACTCAGTCTGAAGTCGACGATTATGCTTTGTGCCGCAACGGTCCCGGCGATGATCAAACAGCGCTGGGGTCGGATCATCAACATTACTTCGATCGTAGCCCTGCAGGCCAGCGAGACGCTAATGCTTTCGAGCACCATGCGTCCGGGGGTTCACGGATTCACCAAAGCTCTGTCCAACGAACTGGCACCCCACGGCATTACGGTCAACGTCATCTGTCCAGGGTACACCCGGACGGAGCGGCTCGAAGAACTGGCGGCTGCGACGAACAAGGCCACGGGCAAGTCCGTCAAGAACATCTACGCCGGTTGGGAGCAGATGATTCCGGCCGGACGCCTGGGTCGACCCGAGGAATTGGGTGATCTGGCGGCTTTCCTCGCCAGTGAGCGCGCCGGCTACATCACCGGCGTCGCTGTCAATATCGACGGCGGGTTTGTCAAATGTATCTGA
- a CDS encoding redoxin domain-containing protein encodes MPNKRFREIRLSDFRGRWLVLFFYPLDFTSEFSRELQSYLEMYPRFRELNAEVIGCSVDSHFTHLNAIEHFFGQIGFPLISDLSNDIARNYGVLMESGFSQRARFIIDPAGILRLACVTDNALIGSVSEILRVVGDLQTKAQLGLETSSDHLAFGHSRPEST; translated from the coding sequence ATGCCAAACAAGCGGTTCCGTGAAATCCGTCTGTCTGACTTCCGCGGCCGATGGTTGGTGCTCTTCTTCTATCCACTTGACTTCACTTCCGAATTTTCGCGTGAGTTGCAATCATACCTTGAGATGTACCCGCGGTTTCGAGAACTGAATGCCGAAGTCATTGGCTGCTCGGTTGACTCGCATTTCACCCACCTGAATGCGATCGAACACTTCTTCGGCCAGATCGGCTTTCCGCTGATCTCGGATCTATCCAACGATATTGCGCGCAATTACGGCGTGCTTATGGAGTCCGGCTTCAGTCAGCGCGCGCGATTTATCATCGACCCCGCCGGAATCTTGAGATTGGCATGCGTCACCGACAATGCCCTGATTGGGTCAGTCTCTGAGATTTTGCGAGTCGTCGGGGACCTTCAAACTAAGGCTCAACTCGGATTGGAGACTTCGTCAGACCATCTTGCTTTCGGGCACTCGCGGCCGGAGTCCACTTAG
- a CDS encoding cupin domain-containing protein yields MKVRNYNKVEKRDAFRNEKSTGVSVRVAISVEDGAQQLAMRVIEIDPGGFTSMHTEPHEQAIFVTKGAGLVTDGKRECRLAPDDVLFIPAEQEHQIKNTGDGRLILISSIPQCQS; encoded by the coding sequence ATGAAGGTCCGCAACTACAACAAGGTCGAAAAGCGGGATGCTTTCCGCAATGAGAAGTCCACCGGAGTCTCAGTCCGGGTGGCCATTTCCGTTGAGGACGGCGCTCAGCAGCTCGCCATGCGGGTGATTGAGATCGATCCGGGTGGATTTACCTCGATGCACACGGAACCGCATGAACAGGCGATTTTCGTCACGAAAGGGGCAGGACTGGTGACCGACGGCAAACGCGAATGCCGCCTCGCACCCGACGACGTTCTTTTTATTCCCGCCGAGCAGGAACACCAGATCAAGAATACCGGCGACGGCCGATTGATCTTGATCTCATCCATACCGCAATGTCAGAGTTGA
- a CDS encoding peroxiredoxin, which translates to MQIDERAPYFKGMAVMPDKTFKKVTLDDYRGKWLVLFFYPLDFSFVCPTEVRAFSLAFNKFKDVGADLLGCSVDSHFAHLAWIEKELGQIKFPLLSDVTKNISRSYNVLVHDAFSLRGTYIIDPDGVLKSIVVNDTSIGRSIDETLRTLKAIQTGELTGAGWQPGDETLGLDGSKHYDSGAD; encoded by the coding sequence ATGCAGATTGATGAGCGAGCGCCCTACTTCAAAGGCATGGCCGTCATGCCGGACAAGACATTCAAGAAGGTTACCCTGGACGATTACCGGGGCAAGTGGCTGGTGCTCTTTTTCTACCCGCTCGACTTCAGCTTCGTCTGCCCGACGGAAGTGCGCGCTTTCTCGCTGGCCTTCAACAAATTCAAGGATGTCGGCGCCGACCTGCTCGGATGCTCCGTCGACTCGCATTTTGCTCATCTCGCCTGGATCGAGAAAGAACTCGGCCAGATCAAGTTCCCGCTCCTGTCCGATGTCACCAAAAACATATCGCGGTCCTACAATGTCCTTGTGCACGATGCGTTCAGTCTGCGCGGCACGTACATCATTGATCCCGACGGCGTGCTCAAGTCGATTGTGGTGAACGACACGTCAATCGGACGCTCGATTGACGAAACCCTGCGCACCTTGAAAGCAATTCAAACCGGCGAACTGACCGGCGCCGGCTGGCAGCCGGGCGACGAGACGCTTGGCCTCGATGGCTCCAAGCACTACGACTCCGGCGCCGATTGA